In one window of Bifidobacterium sp. WK041_4_12 DNA:
- the ilvD gene encoding dihydroxy-acid dehydratase, which produces MHMRSAKLMNGRMFAGARALYRAAGVSGNDFGKPIVAIANSFSEFVPGHVHLNQVGRLVSQAVKEAGGIPREFNTIAVDDGIAMGHTGMLYSLPSRDLIADAVEYSVNAHCADALICISNCDKITPGMLLAALRLNIPTVFVSGGPMEAGTTVMPDGEVKENTDLIDVMYASADDSMNDDDVLALEKSVCPTCGSCAGMFTANSMNCLTEALGLALPGNGTTLASHTARRSLFTKAGKAIIDIAKRYYDGDDESVLPRAIATKHAFENAMTMDVAMGGSSNTVLHILAAAQSADVDFTLDDIERISHTVPCICKASPSGDWEISDVHRAGGICGILGELDRGGVLHKDTHSIDYPSLEAKLDDWDIMRPSCLNEAKKLYHAAPGHIRSPKPWNQSEEFPDLDTDRINGAIHDIQHPAVNEGGLAILHGNLAPDGCVVKTAGVPKEIWHFRGPALVVESQEEAVKVILDGTLKPGQALIIRYEGPKGGPGMQEMLYPTSFVKGKGIGKEVALLTDGRYSGGSSGLSIGHIAPEAASKGPIALIKNGDMIVIDIPNRTVNVELNDEELAQRKAELEAGDGYVAHRKRHVSQALKAYAAFARSADKGATRDPDLINKLSGLA; this is translated from the coding sequence ATGCATATGAGGTCAGCAAAATTAATGAACGGACGAATGTTCGCCGGGGCTCGCGCCCTATATCGTGCCGCAGGAGTGTCAGGCAACGATTTTGGCAAACCCATCGTCGCGATAGCCAATTCATTCTCCGAATTCGTTCCGGGGCATGTTCATCTGAACCAGGTCGGTCGTCTGGTTTCTCAGGCAGTGAAGGAAGCGGGTGGCATTCCTCGAGAGTTCAACACCATAGCCGTCGACGATGGCATTGCCATGGGTCACACCGGCATGCTGTATTCGCTGCCAAGCCGAGATCTGATTGCCGACGCCGTTGAATATTCAGTGAATGCCCATTGCGCCGATGCGCTGATTTGCATTTCGAACTGCGACAAGATCACGCCAGGCATGCTCCTTGCTGCCCTGCGGCTGAACATTCCGACAGTGTTTGTCTCTGGAGGTCCGATGGAGGCTGGCACCACCGTCATGCCCGATGGCGAGGTCAAGGAGAACACCGACCTTATCGACGTGATGTACGCTTCGGCCGATGACAGCATGAACGACGACGATGTGCTTGCACTGGAAAAGTCCGTATGCCCCACATGCGGCTCCTGTGCCGGCATGTTTACGGCGAATTCAATGAACTGCCTGACCGAGGCTCTGGGTCTTGCCCTTCCCGGCAATGGAACCACACTCGCCTCGCACACGGCACGTCGTTCGCTCTTCACCAAGGCAGGCAAGGCCATCATCGACATCGCCAAGCGCTACTACGATGGTGACGACGAATCGGTGCTTCCACGAGCAATCGCAACGAAGCATGCCTTTGAAAATGCCATGACGATGGATGTGGCCATGGGAGGCTCTTCCAACACCGTTCTGCACATTCTCGCCGCCGCGCAGTCCGCTGACGTTGACTTCACGCTGGACGACATCGAGCGCATATCGCACACCGTGCCCTGCATCTGCAAGGCTTCACCTTCCGGCGACTGGGAGATTTCCGACGTGCACCGCGCAGGCGGCATCTGCGGCATCCTTGGCGAGCTCGACCGCGGAGGCGTGCTCCACAAGGACACCCATTCCATCGACTATCCAAGTCTCGAAGCGAAGCTCGATGACTGGGACATCATGAGGCCTAGCTGCCTGAACGAGGCGAAGAAACTCTACCATGCCGCTCCCGGCCACATCCGTTCGCCAAAGCCTTGGAACCAGTCAGAGGAATTCCCTGACCTTGACACCGACCGCATCAATGGAGCCATTCATGACATTCAGCATCCAGCCGTGAATGAGGGCGGTCTGGCTATTCTCCACGGTAACCTTGCTCCTGACGGATGCGTCGTCAAGACTGCCGGTGTTCCTAAGGAAATATGGCACTTCCGCGGACCGGCTCTGGTCGTCGAATCTCAGGAGGAGGCCGTCAAGGTCATTCTCGACGGAACCCTGAAACCCGGCCAGGCATTGATCATTCGCTACGAAGGACCAAAGGGCGGCCCTGGCATGCAGGAAATGCTCTATCCGACATCCTTCGTGAAAGGCAAGGGTATCGGCAAGGAAGTGGCCCTGCTTACCGATGGCCGCTACTCCGGTGGTTCCTCAGGTCTGTCAATCGGCCATATCGCACCTGAAGCTGCAAGCAAAGGACCAATCGCCCTCATCAAGAATGGCGACATGATCGTCATCGACATTCCCAATCGAACGGTGAACGTTGAGCTGAATGACGAGGAACTGGCACAGCGCAAGGCAGAGCTTGAGGCTGGAGATGGCTACGTGGCACATCGTAAGCGTCACGTTTCTCAGGCGCTCAAGGCGTATGCCGCATTTGCACGTTCGGCAGACAAGGGTGCCACCCGCGACCCTGACCTTATCAACAAGCTCTCAGGACTGGCATAA
- the rpoZ gene encoding DNA-directed RNA polymerase subunit omega, with amino-acid sequence MALGTEPTPTGFANPTIDELMQHADSKYALSIFAAKRARQINSYFTQLNEGLLQNVGPLVEYQNQEKPLSIAFREINEGLLEEKLGDDEASEGN; translated from the coding sequence ATGGCACTCGGTACCGAACCAACACCAACAGGATTTGCAAACCCAACCATCGACGAACTCATGCAGCACGCCGATTCCAAGTACGCACTTTCCATTTTCGCTGCGAAACGCGCACGCCAGATCAACTCGTATTTTACACAGCTCAATGAAGGCCTGCTGCAGAACGTTGGACCACTGGTTGAGTATCAGAATCAGGAAAAGCCATTGTCCATCGCTTTCCGCGAAATCAACGAAGGACTTCTTGAAGAGAAGCTCGGCGATGACGAGGCGAGCGAAGGCAACTGA
- the metK gene encoding methionine adenosyltransferase: MAERKLISAESVTEGHPDKVCDQISDEILDDLLAQDPYSHVAVETSATTGQFFVFGEVTSKGYTDIQQEVRSVLRRIGYTSSDIGLDADSCGVLVALGEQSSEINQGVDRLSREQENAATREERYEAQGAGDQGVMFGYATDETDVLMPLPIYLAHRLAYRLAEVRKQEIIPHLRPDGKTQVTIEYDENDQPLRVNTVLISTQHDPDVNRDWLTDQLAEHVIAPVLAEVCGDKVEHEGFRLLVNPTGSFILGGPAADAGLTGRKIIVDTYGGAAHHGGGAFSGKDPSKVDRSAAYAARWVAKNIVAAGLAHRVEVQIAYAIGVADPVSINVETYGTEIGVSRDQIQDAVRKVFDLRPAAIIDELDLLRPIYAKTASYGHFGRKDPDFTWENTDKVDALKEAVV; the protein is encoded by the coding sequence ATGGCAGAGCGAAAACTAATTTCGGCGGAATCGGTTACCGAAGGTCATCCTGACAAGGTGTGTGACCAGATATCGGACGAGATTTTGGACGACCTGCTGGCGCAGGATCCTTATTCGCACGTTGCGGTGGAAACATCCGCAACGACCGGTCAGTTCTTCGTCTTCGGCGAGGTGACCTCAAAGGGCTACACCGATATTCAGCAGGAAGTTCGTTCCGTTCTGCGAAGAATCGGATACACAAGCTCCGATATCGGCTTGGATGCCGATTCCTGTGGCGTGCTGGTTGCTCTGGGAGAGCAGAGTTCAGAAATCAATCAGGGCGTTGACCGTCTCAGCCGCGAGCAGGAGAATGCCGCTACGCGAGAAGAGCGCTACGAGGCGCAGGGTGCCGGCGATCAGGGAGTCATGTTCGGCTACGCAACCGACGAAACCGATGTGCTGATGCCGTTGCCTATCTATCTTGCTCACCGTCTTGCATATCGCTTGGCTGAGGTTCGCAAGCAGGAAATCATTCCACATCTTCGTCCCGATGGCAAGACGCAGGTCACCATCGAATACGATGAAAACGACCAGCCATTGCGGGTGAACACCGTGTTGATTTCCACGCAGCACGATCCAGATGTGAACCGTGACTGGCTGACCGATCAACTCGCAGAACATGTTATCGCACCAGTGCTCGCAGAGGTGTGCGGCGACAAGGTCGAGCATGAAGGGTTCAGACTGCTCGTGAATCCAACAGGCTCCTTCATCCTTGGCGGACCTGCTGCCGATGCCGGTCTGACAGGACGAAAGATCATCGTCGATACCTATGGTGGCGCTGCCCACCACGGCGGCGGTGCCTTCTCAGGCAAGGACCCGAGCAAGGTTGACCGCTCTGCCGCGTATGCAGCTCGCTGGGTTGCAAAGAACATCGTGGCTGCAGGACTGGCCCACCGTGTCGAAGTCCAGATAGCCTATGCGATCGGTGTTGCCGATCCTGTCAGCATCAACGTGGAGACCTATGGCACTGAGATCGGCGTATCGAGAGATCAGATCCAGGACGCTGTGCGCAAGGTATTCGATCTTCGTCCGGCTGCGATCATTGACGAGCTTGACCTGCTTCGCCCGATTTATGCGAAAACCGCTTCATACGGTCACTTTGGCCGCAAGGACCCAGACTTTACATGGGAAAACACCGACAAGGTCGATGCACTCAAGGAAGCGGTCGTCTGA
- the hisD gene encoding histidinol dehydrogenase has product MTDNIMHVIDLRGRNLSRADLLKAMPRASMGTHEATELVRPILEDVRKRGAASLRDYEERFDHVRPVHLRVPKERLHEALDALDPKVREAIEESVHRCRAVSTSQIPSGFHTDLAVGARVSERWIPIERVGLYVPGGKAVYPSSVIMNVVPAQAAGVESLAIATPPSKSSAEGLPDPTIMATCAILGVDEVYAVGGAQAIAMFAYGAVGSEEQDGDILCDPVDKITGPGNIFVATAKSLVSGIVGIDAVAGPTEIAILADATANPEYLAADLIGQAEHDELAGSVLIIDDESQIQKVQDSLNRRVPRTEHSERVHTSLSGSQSGIILTDNLEQSIAAANAYAAEHLEIQTSDPDTTISHIRNAGAIFRGPFSPVPLGDYMSGSNHVLPTGGTARFASGLGVHTFMKPVEVIEYDEDGLKALADKINTFAVSEDLPGHGECVLTRFVSDPYDKQSLKEQEREAGLL; this is encoded by the coding sequence ATGACAGACAACATAATGCATGTAATCGATCTGCGCGGCAGGAATCTGAGCCGCGCCGACCTTCTCAAAGCCATGCCGCGAGCCTCCATGGGCACCCATGAGGCCACCGAACTCGTTCGTCCGATTCTCGAAGACGTACGCAAGCGTGGTGCTGCCTCATTACGAGATTACGAAGAACGTTTCGACCATGTGCGTCCGGTTCATCTCAGAGTTCCCAAGGAGCGTCTCCACGAGGCCTTGGATGCGCTTGATCCCAAGGTTCGCGAGGCCATCGAGGAGTCCGTGCATCGTTGCCGTGCAGTCAGCACGTCGCAGATTCCCAGTGGTTTCCACACCGATCTGGCAGTAGGTGCACGCGTTTCAGAGCGTTGGATTCCCATCGAGCGCGTTGGCCTCTACGTTCCCGGCGGCAAGGCAGTCTACCCGAGTTCGGTCATCATGAACGTCGTACCCGCACAGGCTGCAGGAGTGGAATCGCTCGCCATCGCTACACCGCCATCCAAATCGTCCGCAGAGGGTTTGCCTGATCCGACAATCATGGCGACCTGCGCCATTCTTGGCGTTGACGAAGTCTATGCCGTTGGAGGTGCGCAGGCCATCGCCATGTTTGCCTATGGCGCTGTGGGCAGCGAGGAGCAGGATGGTGACATCCTCTGCGACCCTGTTGACAAGATCACCGGTCCTGGCAATATCTTCGTCGCAACCGCAAAGAGTCTCGTTTCGGGCATCGTGGGCATCGATGCGGTTGCCGGGCCTACGGAAATCGCGATTCTTGCCGATGCAACCGCCAATCCTGAATATCTTGCAGCCGACCTCATCGGACAGGCCGAGCATGATGAACTGGCAGGATCCGTACTCATCATCGACGATGAGTCTCAGATTCAGAAGGTGCAGGACAGCCTGAACAGAAGAGTTCCACGAACCGAGCATAGCGAAAGAGTCCATACCTCTCTGAGCGGCTCCCAGTCGGGAATCATTCTGACCGACAATCTCGAACAGTCCATTGCCGCCGCCAACGCTTACGCGGCCGAGCATCTTGAAATTCAGACCTCCGACCCGGATACGACGATTTCCCATATCCGCAATGCTGGCGCCATCTTCCGTGGACCATTCTCACCGGTTCCGCTCGGTGACTATATGTCAGGCTCCAACCATGTGCTTCCGACTGGAGGAACCGCTCGTTTCGCAAGCGGCCTCGGCGTGCACACCTTCATGAAACCGGTTGAGGTCATTGAATATGACGAGGATGGTCTGAAGGCTCTTGCCGACAAGATCAACACCTTTGCCGTAAGCGAGGATCTGCCAGGCCATGGCGAATGCGTGCTCACACGCTTCGTCAGCGACCCCTACGACAAGCAGAGTCTAAAGGAACAGGAACGAGAGGCTGGCCTACTATGA
- a CDS encoding histidinol-phosphate transaminase has translation MTTIPSSLPLRNDLVGEEPYGAPQLDVPVCLNVNENPYPLDDEVADTIASRVREVAQTLNRYPDREHVRLRQAFCDYLAYESGTRLTVEQLWGANGSNEIMLQLFQAFGGPGRTALGCDPTYSMYPEYARDTFTSWKVIHRKDDFTIDLDKTIEGITSIRPSMVLLTSPNNPTGTNLPLDDVKTLLAVCERTQVAGAQEGTHPVVIIDEAYVEFRNPGTPSAVSLIPEHRNLAVSRTMSKAFAFAGARVGYLAADAGIIDCLRIVRMPYHLSAITQAAALAAFEHTDLQLKRVAKLRRTREETAAWLRSQHYHGSNLEVADSESNFLLFGTFDDRTLIFDKLLERGILIRVVGPDGWLRVCMGTDEEMSTFRTAFTEVLSEIDNQQ, from the coding sequence ATGACAACAATTCCATCATCGCTGCCTCTGCGCAACGACCTCGTTGGTGAAGAACCGTATGGTGCTCCCCAGCTGGATGTGCCTGTATGCCTCAACGTCAACGAGAACCCTTACCCGCTCGATGACGAGGTTGCCGATACCATCGCAAGCCGTGTGAGAGAGGTGGCGCAGACTCTGAACCGCTATCCAGACCGCGAACACGTCAGGCTGCGTCAGGCATTCTGCGACTACCTTGCCTATGAATCCGGCACTCGCCTCACGGTCGAACAGCTGTGGGGTGCGAATGGGTCAAACGAAATCATGCTGCAGCTCTTCCAAGCCTTTGGTGGACCAGGACGAACCGCTCTCGGCTGCGACCCGACATACTCCATGTACCCGGAATATGCGCGCGACACCTTCACCTCGTGGAAGGTGATTCACCGCAAGGATGACTTCACCATCGACCTCGACAAGACCATCGAAGGCATCACGAGCATCAGACCGTCTATGGTACTGCTGACGAGTCCGAACAACCCGACAGGAACCAACCTGCCATTGGACGATGTCAAGACATTGCTCGCCGTATGCGAGCGCACACAGGTTGCAGGCGCTCAGGAAGGCACGCATCCTGTGGTCATCATCGATGAGGCATACGTGGAGTTCCGCAATCCGGGAACGCCCTCTGCCGTATCCCTGATTCCCGAACATCGCAATCTTGCCGTTTCCAGAACCATGTCAAAGGCCTTCGCCTTTGCAGGAGCGCGAGTCGGCTATCTGGCAGCGGATGCAGGCATCATCGATTGCTTGAGAATCGTGCGCATGCCCTACCATTTGAGCGCAATCACCCAGGCGGCGGCTCTGGCTGCATTCGAACATACCGACCTTCAGCTCAAGCGCGTTGCCAAGCTGCGTCGCACCAGAGAAGAGACTGCAGCGTGGCTTAGAAGCCAGCACTATCATGGCAGCAATCTCGAAGTTGCAGATTCCGAATCGAACTTCCTGCTGTTTGGCACATTTGATGACCGCACACTCATCTTCGACAAGCTGCTCGAACGTGGCATACTGATTCGCGTGGTCGGACCTGATGGCTGGCTTCGAGTCTGCATGGGAACAGACGAGGAAATGTCCACCTTCAGAACGGCATTCACCGAAGTGCTGTCAGAGATAGACAATCAACAATAA
- the hisB gene encoding imidazoleglycerol-phosphate dehydratase HisB, whose protein sequence is MNRTASITRNTSESHVSLSVNLDGTGETHIDTSVPFYNHMMTALGKHSLIDLDIKASGDTDIDVHHTVEDIAIVFGEALKKALGDKRGIRRFADVTVPLDEALARAVIDISGRPYVVCTGEPEGFEFALIGGHFTGSLVRHVMESIALHAGICLHMTLLAGRDPHHIAEAEFKALARALRVAVESDPRVTGIPSTKGAL, encoded by the coding sequence ATGAATCGCACAGCATCAATAACCCGCAACACCAGCGAGTCCCATGTTTCGCTCAGTGTGAATCTTGACGGTACAGGCGAGACTCATATTGACACGAGTGTGCCGTTCTACAACCATATGATGACTGCGCTTGGCAAGCATTCGCTGATTGATCTGGATATCAAGGCCAGCGGCGATACCGATATTGACGTGCATCACACGGTCGAGGACATCGCCATCGTCTTTGGCGAAGCCCTGAAGAAGGCTCTTGGTGACAAACGAGGCATTCGACGCTTTGCCGACGTGACCGTTCCTCTTGACGAGGCGCTGGCACGAGCGGTCATCGATATTTCCGGCAGACCGTATGTCGTGTGCACAGGCGAGCCCGAGGGCTTCGAATTCGCTCTGATCGGGGGACATTTCACCGGATCTCTGGTGCGTCATGTGATGGAATCCATCGCCTTGCATGCGGGCATCTGTCTGCACATGACATTGCTTGCAGGGCGCGACCCGCACCACATAGCAGAGGCAGAGTTCAAGGCCTTGGCTCGTGCCCTGCGTGTGGCAGTGGAATCCGATCCTCGTGTCACCGGCATTCCAAGCACGAAGGGAGCACTGTGA